The Ochotona princeps isolate mOchPri1 chromosome 26, mOchPri1.hap1, whole genome shotgun sequence genome contains a region encoding:
- the LOC131478067 gene encoding alpha-1-antitrypsin-related protein-like, with protein sequence MALSALRGLLLLYCLVLVTQRKLSEEKDMSSSDCDDDTRSRCQKVYRPITENFFKLYQNPKYWPENTNILFSPISLVAVVAMFSLGTKADTQAQIMKCLGLSHRELPRNLIQQCLQCLPYVQHRPDDELQLTASSHLFIGNNLKLKHRVLKNLKLYHAEHTSMNFTDTEQVVQQLSKYAEKDTQREIMGFIKEHNKDANPVLLNYMNFRGKLSDEFQTVSVADENFYVDENTTIQVPTLYSWGRFYLQRDELLSCWVLVQFYVGNITAFFFLPDRGMMQRLTEKLTTEHLENIRKFTDIKIYRLRFPKLTSISINNMNTFLKKLNITKFFEDEENYWVSKTRAPKTFPELLQQSVLSMSENGTEFEATTDTPVEYSYRDLTVRFNRPFVVIIGIWNDFNANIPLLMGKVWNHCSGTGRTTAEVLAP encoded by the exons ATGGCACTCTCTGCCTTGCGGGGTCTCCTCCTGCTGTACTGCCTGGTGCTCGTCACCCAAAGAAAACTTTCTGAGGAGAAAGACATGTCCAGTTCTGACTGTGATGATGACACACGTTCAAGGTGCCAAAAGGTTTACCGTCCCATCACAGAGAATTTCTTTAAATTGTACCAAAATCCAAAATATTGGCCAGAAAACACTAACATTTTGTTCTCACCGATAAGCCTCGTGGCTGTGGTTGCAATGTTCTCCCTGGGGACCAAAGCTGACACTCAAGCTCAGATCATGAAGTGCCTAGGGCTCTCCCATCGGGAGCTGCCCAGGAATCTGATCCAACAGTGCTTACAGTGTCTGCCCTACGTACAGCACCGGCCGGACGATGAGCTCCAGCTGACTGCCAGCAGCCACCTGTTCATCGGCAACAACCTGAAGCTCAAGCACAGAGTGCTGAAGAACCTCAAGCTGTACCACGCAGAACACACGTCCATGAACTTCACGGACACTGAACAGGTAGTGCAGCAGCTCAGCAAGTATGCAGAGAAGGACACCCAGCGAGAAATCATGGGCTTCATCAAAGAGCATAACAAAGATGCAAATCCAGTCCTCCTGAATTACATGAACTTTCGTG GAAAACTCAGTGATGAATTTCAGACAGTGAGTGTGGCGGACGAGAACTTCTACGTAGATGAGAACACCACCATCCAGGTGCCCACCTTGTACAGCTGGGGCAGGTTTTACCTCCAGCGAGACGAGCTTCTGTCctgctgggtgctggttcagttcTACGTGGGGAACATCACTGCTTTCTTCTTCCTGCCTGACCGGGGAATGATGCAAAGGCTGACAGAAAAGTTAACCACAGAACACCTCGAAAACATCAGGAAATTCACCGACATAAA GATCTACCGCTTACGTTTTCCCAAGCTGACCAGTATCTCGATCAACAACATGAATACCTTTCTGAAGAAATTAAACATCACCAAGTTCTTCGAAGATGAGGAGAACTACTGGGTGTCCAAGACTCGGGCACCAAAGACGTTCCCTGAG CTTCTGCAGCAGTCTGTGCTGAGCATGAGTGAGAACGGGACAGAATTCGAAGCGACCACTGACACACCGGTGGAATACTCCTACAGGGACCTCACTGTCCGGTTCAACAGGCCCTTTGTGGTCATCATTGGCATTTGGAACGActtcaatgccaacatcccactcTTAATGGGAAAAGTG TGGAACCACTGCAGTGGCACGGGCAGGACCACTGCCGAAGTGCTGGCGCCATGA